In a single window of the Litorilituus sediminis genome:
- the yaaA gene encoding peroxide stress protein YaaA encodes MLLVVSPAKKLDYESPLATDKFTQASLLEQSQLLINDCVKLSPDEIATLMKLSDKLAGLNAARFGQWSLPFTPDNARQAVLSFNGDVYAGLDAASFSEQDFDFAQQHLRILSGLYGLLRPLDLMQAYRLEMGTKLKNCRGENLYQFWGDIITNELNKTLAETGDTTLVNLASTEYFKSVKKKSLKADIITPAFKDWKNGQYKMISFYAKKARGLMARYAIQNQITDAEQLKGFDVAGYEFNESLSKGNDWVFTRKES; translated from the coding sequence ATGTTACTTGTTGTTTCTCCTGCAAAAAAATTAGATTATGAATCACCGTTAGCTACAGATAAATTCACTCAAGCAAGTTTACTTGAGCAAAGTCAGCTGTTAATTAATGATTGTGTTAAGTTATCACCAGATGAAATTGCGACGCTAATGAAATTAAGTGATAAATTAGCTGGATTAAATGCAGCGCGATTTGGTCAGTGGTCATTACCTTTTACCCCTGATAATGCGAGACAAGCAGTGCTTAGCTTTAATGGTGATGTTTATGCTGGCCTTGATGCGGCGAGCTTTTCTGAACAAGACTTTGATTTTGCTCAGCAGCACTTGCGTATTCTGTCAGGGTTATATGGCCTACTAAGACCTTTAGATTTGATGCAAGCTTATCGATTAGAAATGGGTACTAAACTTAAGAATTGTCGTGGTGAAAACTTGTATCAATTTTGGGGCGATATTATTACCAATGAGCTAAATAAAACCCTTGCAGAGACGGGGGATACGACATTGGTAAATTTAGCGTCGACGGAATATTTTAAATCAGTAAAGAAAAAGTCATTAAAGGCAGATATTATTACACCAGCGTTTAAAGATTGGAAAAACGGTCAATATAAGATGATCAGTTTTTATGCTAAAAAAGCACGTGGCTTAATGGCGCGTTACGCGATTCAAAATCAAATTACTGATGCCGAGCAATTAAAAGGTTTTGATGTTGCTGGTTATGAATTTAACGAGAGCTTATCGAAAGGCAATGATTGGGTTTTTACCCGTAAAGAATCCTAG
- the dsbC gene encoding bifunctional protein-disulfide isomerase/oxidoreductase DsbC produces MRKNFIGRVANKAAFVLLAGLTSISMSNAVLANDSANVPAAIAQVDADVTELNPSALKEKIQRMLGLEVIKVEPTPVPGIAMLITNQGLFYASNNGEFFIQGKVYKLGGTVTDLSEQSLAKVRLSGLEKFSDSVIEYKAKDEKHVVTVFTDITCGYCRKMHAQMDEYNAMGITFRYLAYPRAGISDRLGNPTQGFRDLRSIWCNEEAATAMTKAKNGGAVADRICDAPIEEQFNFGRQVGVSGTPAIILENGMMLPGYQPPAQLAEVLKKL; encoded by the coding sequence ATGCGAAAGAATTTTATTGGTCGTGTTGCAAATAAAGCAGCATTTGTTTTATTGGCAGGCTTAACGAGTATCTCAATGAGTAATGCTGTGTTAGCAAATGATAGTGCTAATGTGCCTGCTGCAATTGCGCAAGTTGATGCTGATGTGACTGAGCTAAACCCTAGTGCATTAAAAGAAAAGATTCAACGCATGTTAGGTTTAGAGGTAATCAAAGTGGAGCCGACACCGGTTCCGGGTATTGCCATGCTGATCACTAATCAAGGCTTATTTTATGCCAGTAACAATGGTGAGTTTTTTATTCAAGGTAAGGTTTATAAACTAGGCGGCACAGTCACTGATTTATCAGAACAAAGCTTAGCTAAGGTTCGTTTATCTGGATTAGAAAAATTTAGCGATAGCGTTATTGAGTATAAAGCAAAAGATGAAAAGCATGTTGTGACGGTATTTACCGATATCACTTGTGGTTATTGTCGTAAAATGCACGCACAAATGGATGAATATAATGCTATGGGCATAACCTTTCGCTACCTTGCATATCCAAGAGCAGGTATTAGTGATCGTTTAGGTAACCCAACGCAAGGTTTTAGAGATTTACGTTCTATTTGGTGTAATGAAGAAGCGGCGACTGCGATGACTAAGGCGAAAAATGGCGGCGCCGTGGCTGATAGAATTTGTGATGCGCCAATTGAAGAGCAATTTAACTTTGGTCGTCAAGTAGGCGTGTCTGGTACACCGGCAATTATCCTTGAAAATGGCATGATGCTACCGGGTTATCAACCACCAGCACAGCTAGCTGAAGTGTTAAAAAAATTATAA
- the srmB gene encoding ATP-dependent RNA helicase SrmB, with product MFEQFELDSELLASIKKIGYKKPTSIQELVIPEAMTGKDVLASAPTGTGKTASFLLPAAQHLLDYPRNKPGFPRVLILTPTRELALQIGEDSEKLTELCNVKTGVITGGVNYGSHNDILNSTTDILVATPGRLLEYIENEQFDTRDIEILILDEADRMLDMGFRETINRIVAESRWRKQTMLFSATLEGAGVLKFAKEVLSEPVFLESNPSRKEKAVIHQWMHLADNAQHKLQLLLNILKQEQVKRAVVFANKRETVQFLSGKLYGDEIPCVWLEGKMPQDKRNKAVERVKSGEISVLVATDVAARGLDIDDITHVINFDMPRKADIYLHRIGRTGRAGNKGTAISLVEAHDMPVIGKIERYMKERLQRRVIEELRPKNKEARVANKKAKVKLTPAQKKAKAKKQAKKKLKKAKQAKKA from the coding sequence ATGTTTGAGCAGTTCGAACTTGATTCTGAGTTACTAGCCAGTATCAAAAAAATTGGCTATAAAAAGCCGACCTCTATTCAAGAGTTGGTTATCCCTGAAGCCATGACAGGTAAAGATGTTTTAGCTTCTGCGCCAACTGGCACAGGTAAAACAGCGTCATTTTTATTACCTGCCGCTCAGCATTTATTAGACTACCCTCGCAATAAACCTGGCTTTCCACGTGTGTTAATACTTACACCAACGAGAGAGCTGGCACTACAAATTGGTGAAGACAGCGAGAAACTCACCGAGCTTTGTAATGTAAAAACAGGGGTGATTACCGGTGGTGTTAATTATGGTAGCCATAATGACATCTTAAACAGTACTACGGATATTCTTGTCGCAACCCCTGGGCGTTTGCTTGAATATATTGAAAATGAACAGTTTGATACCCGCGATATTGAAATTCTGATCCTTGATGAAGCAGATCGCATGCTAGACATGGGCTTTAGAGAAACAATCAATCGCATTGTTGCTGAGTCGCGCTGGCGTAAACAAACCATGTTGTTTTCAGCTACCTTAGAAGGTGCTGGTGTATTAAAGTTTGCTAAAGAAGTACTATCAGAGCCAGTATTTTTAGAGTCAAACCCATCGCGTAAAGAAAAAGCGGTTATTCATCAGTGGATGCATTTAGCTGATAACGCTCAGCACAAATTACAATTATTACTGAATATTTTAAAGCAAGAGCAAGTAAAGCGTGCTGTGGTTTTCGCTAACAAGCGAGAAACCGTTCAGTTCTTATCTGGCAAGTTATATGGTGATGAAATCCCTTGCGTATGGCTAGAAGGAAAAATGCCGCAAGATAAGCGCAATAAAGCCGTTGAAAGAGTCAAAAGTGGCGAAATTAGCGTATTAGTTGCCACCGATGTCGCCGCACGTGGTTTAGATATTGATGATATTACCCATGTTATTAACTTTGATATGCCACGTAAAGCAGACATTTACTTACACCGCATTGGCAGAACAGGTCGTGCTGGTAACAAAGGTACTGCTATTTCATTAGTTGAAGCTCACGATATGCCGGTCATAGGTAAAATTGAGCGCTACATGAAAGAACGTTTGCAAAGACGTGTTATTGAAGAGCTTAGACCAAAAAATAAAGAAGCACGTGTGGCCAATAAAAAGGCTAAAGTTAAATTAACGCCGGCGCAGAAAAAGGCTAAAGCGAAAAAGCAAGCCAAGAAAAAGCTGAAAAAAGCCAAACAAGCGAAGAAGGCCTAA
- a CDS encoding DUF3545 family protein, with protein MDNSNQILESVTQPVNNRTAPTKKRKWREIESLRDKFQLEKELRIYDDSLEYMLDEF; from the coding sequence ATGGACAATAGTAATCAAATATTAGAGTCAGTTACTCAACCAGTAAACAATCGCACAGCACCAACAAAAAAAAGAAAATGGCGTGAGATTGAGTCACTAAGAGATAAGTTTCAACTAGAGAAGGAACTAAGGATATACGACGATTCCTTAGAATATATGTTAGATGAGTTTTAA
- a CDS encoding TIGR03545 family protein — protein MSRFIRWQGLIGFVAIIALIAAFVYVFAGSLAKSALVKGSEQAFGAEVNIADVDVNFIPLAITINEMQVTDKTQPSHNVFAFSKATASVDVWQYLFGKIIVEQLDVVDLSFAELRTKPGKVYQQVDAEKEQEDSLKSLLPEFDLQLPDSKTLLENSNLHTVKSAQALQVTYKEEQQKLKALKADLPSKESLKQYQAEVKALGKVKVKSLEDLQKVKADFDKIKAKFAKDKAVVDKAKETLLASKSKITQQLNDLKAAPAKDWQEIEQKYQLDNIGAEDFAHILFGEQARDYIEKFNSIYPLIEPMISGDSTNEEVIAEKSKATGRFVYFEDETPLPSFLLKRAHIKVNLPQGEFSIQANEITHQHWYRNLPSRIDISSAVKGQVAASSQFSVAKSGQFTSKGNWQVNDFTVKDSEISQSKALAITLNKGMLSGSGDYSLVDSQLGASAKLALAQAQYSGEASTKFTNIVLDTIKSLDVLEFALTAMGPVTEPELSVSSSLDKALSGAFKQQVANKLTEFKGSINAGLNEKVSQSITSNDAQAAELVDFEALLTDTDNVLEQLQNSDVVKQQQEKLEDKAKDKLKKKLGKLFG, from the coding sequence ATGAGCCGTTTTATTCGCTGGCAGGGCTTAATTGGCTTTGTTGCTATTATCGCATTAATAGCCGCTTTTGTTTATGTGTTTGCAGGAAGTCTGGCAAAGTCGGCATTGGTTAAGGGTAGTGAGCAAGCCTTTGGTGCTGAAGTTAATATTGCCGATGTTGATGTTAATTTTATACCGCTAGCAATTACTATTAATGAAATGCAAGTAACCGATAAAACTCAGCCGAGCCATAATGTTTTTGCTTTTAGTAAGGCGACAGCCTCGGTTGATGTTTGGCAATACCTCTTTGGTAAAATTATAGTAGAGCAGTTAGATGTGGTTGATTTATCTTTTGCCGAGCTTAGGACAAAACCAGGTAAAGTATATCAGCAAGTCGATGCTGAAAAGGAGCAAGAAGACTCGTTAAAGTCGCTTTTACCTGAATTTGATTTACAGCTACCTGATAGTAAAACCTTGCTTGAAAATAGCAACTTACATACGGTGAAAAGTGCTCAAGCTTTACAAGTTACCTATAAGGAAGAGCAACAAAAGCTAAAAGCATTAAAAGCTGACTTACCCAGTAAAGAATCGTTAAAGCAGTATCAAGCTGAAGTTAAAGCATTAGGCAAAGTTAAGGTTAAATCACTAGAAGATTTGCAGAAAGTTAAAGCTGACTTTGACAAGATTAAAGCTAAGTTTGCCAAAGATAAAGCGGTTGTTGATAAAGCCAAAGAAACATTGTTGGCGAGTAAAAGTAAAATTACTCAGCAATTAAATGACTTAAAAGCAGCACCAGCGAAAGATTGGCAGGAAATAGAGCAAAAATATCAGCTAGATAATATTGGCGCTGAAGATTTCGCCCATATTTTATTTGGTGAGCAAGCACGAGATTATATTGAAAAGTTTAATAGCATTTACCCGTTAATTGAGCCTATGATATCCGGTGATTCAACCAATGAAGAAGTCATTGCTGAGAAGTCTAAAGCAACAGGTCGCTTCGTCTACTTTGAGGATGAAACGCCACTACCCTCATTTTTGTTAAAGCGCGCTCACATTAAAGTCAATTTACCGCAGGGCGAGTTTAGTATTCAAGCTAACGAAATTACTCACCAGCATTGGTATAGAAATTTACCTAGTCGTATCGATATAAGCTCAGCGGTTAAAGGGCAAGTGGCAGCAAGTAGCCAGTTTAGCGTGGCGAAAAGTGGTCAATTTACTAGTAAAGGTAACTGGCAAGTGAATGACTTTACTGTGAAAGACAGTGAAATTAGCCAAAGTAAGGCGTTGGCGATCACCTTAAATAAGGGCATGCTAAGCGGTAGTGGTGATTACAGTTTAGTGGATAGCCAACTCGGTGCAAGTGCCAAGCTAGCGCTTGCTCAGGCGCAATATTCAGGCGAGGCCAGCACTAAGTTTACTAATATAGTGCTCGATACTATTAAGTCACTTGATGTTTTAGAGTTTGCTTTAACAGCTATGGGGCCAGTGACAGAGCCTGAGCTAAGTGTCTCTTCAAGTTTAGATAAAGCCTTATCAGGTGCTTTTAAGCAGCAGGTTGCCAATAAATTAACTGAGTTTAAAGGCAGTATTAATGCAGGATTAAATGAGAAGGTGTCGCAATCAATCACATCAAATGATGCACAAGCCGCTGAACTAGTTGATTTTGAAGCCTTATTAACTGATACCGACAATGTGCTTGAACAATTACAAAATTCTGATGTGGTTAAGCAGCAGCAAGAGAAATTAGAAGATAAAGCGAAAGATAAATTGAAGAAAAAGCTCGGTAAGTTATTTGGCTAA
- a CDS encoding alpha/beta fold hydrolase, producing MTQTTVNFVHANGFPAGSYQTLFNYFPDNINVIALDKYGHDPKYPIKNNWQPLVEQLINFVEQEHNFAEPVVAVGHSFGGVLSFIAACQRPDLFKGLIMIDPPVFTGSVAMIARLIKKTPLIDKFSPAGRAKKRRSHWPIGSNVAELFSRRSLFKNFDARCLNDYVKHGIVKRNDQLELAFSAKVEANIFRDLPTNLSSYKNKLTVPAKLIYAEQTDVCPIHYFKKFVKLNKTMHLASVPGGHMFPLERPEETAQLIMETIKEFS from the coding sequence ATGACACAAACCACAGTTAATTTCGTTCATGCTAACGGCTTTCCCGCAGGAAGTTATCAAACCCTTTTCAACTATTTTCCTGATAACATTAATGTTATTGCGCTGGACAAGTATGGGCACGACCCTAAATACCCTATTAAAAATAATTGGCAACCACTTGTTGAACAGCTGATTAACTTTGTTGAGCAAGAGCATAACTTTGCCGAGCCTGTTGTTGCTGTTGGTCACTCTTTTGGCGGGGTATTATCTTTTATTGCCGCATGCCAACGGCCTGACTTATTTAAAGGCTTGATCATGATAGATCCGCCAGTATTTACCGGCTCTGTAGCCATGATAGCGCGCCTGATTAAGAAAACACCGCTAATTGATAAGTTCAGCCCCGCAGGAAGAGCGAAAAAGCGTCGAAGCCATTGGCCTATTGGCAGTAATGTCGCTGAGCTTTTTTCCAGAAGAAGCTTGTTTAAAAATTTTGATGCTCGCTGTCTAAATGACTATGTAAAGCACGGTATCGTGAAGCGAAATGATCAATTAGAGCTCGCCTTTAGCGCAAAAGTAGAAGCGAATATTTTTAGGGATTTACCCACTAACTTAAGCTCATATAAAAATAAGCTAACCGTACCAGCCAAGCTTATTTACGCGGAGCAAACCGATGTTTGTCCTATTCATTATTTTAAGAAGTTTGTTAAGTTAAATAAGACCATGCACTTAGCAAGTGTACCTGGGGGTCATATGTTCCCACTAGAAAGGCCAGAAGAAACCGCACAATTGATTATGGAGACAATTAAAGAGTTTTCTTAA
- the tal gene encoding transaldolase: MTNPSSQLTQLKQMTTVVADTGDIEAIAKFQPQDATTNPSLVLKAAGLSNYQPLLNQAVAWAKEQSNDSEQQVIDAADKLSVLIGLEILKIIPGRISTEVDARLSFDSQASIDKAHKLMAMYNEAGISNDRILIKLASTWEGIKAAEQLEKQGINCNLTLLFSFAQARACAEAGAYLISPFVGRILDWYKKDTGKTDYASNEDPGVISVTNIYNYYKSQGYNTVVMGASFRNTGEILELAGCDRLTISPQLMDELDNNTAPVVEKLTAGDAAPSNETPLSQAEFRWQMNQDAMATEKLAEGIRNFTIDQEKLEAQLKEML; this comes from the coding sequence ATGACAAACCCATCTTCACAACTTACCCAGTTAAAACAAATGACTACAGTTGTCGCCGACACAGGTGATATTGAAGCTATCGCAAAATTCCAACCACAAGACGCTACCACTAACCCTTCTTTGGTACTTAAAGCTGCTGGCTTAAGCAACTATCAGCCATTATTAAATCAAGCTGTTGCTTGGGCAAAAGAGCAATCAAATGATAGCGAGCAGCAAGTTATCGATGCAGCAGACAAGCTTTCAGTATTAATTGGTTTAGAAATTCTAAAGATTATTCCTGGTCGTATTTCAACCGAAGTTGATGCCAGACTTTCTTTTGATAGCCAAGCGTCAATCGACAAAGCACATAAGCTAATGGCCATGTATAACGAAGCTGGCATTAGCAATGATAGAATTTTAATTAAACTTGCTTCAACATGGGAAGGTATTAAAGCCGCTGAACAGCTTGAAAAGCAAGGTATTAACTGTAATTTAACCTTGCTATTTAGTTTTGCTCAAGCGAGAGCGTGTGCAGAAGCTGGCGCTTACCTTATCTCACCTTTTGTTGGTCGTATTCTCGATTGGTACAAAAAAGATACAGGTAAAACCGACTACGCGAGCAATGAAGATCCTGGTGTTATTTCAGTAACCAATATCTATAACTACTATAAATCACAGGGCTACAATACAGTAGTAATGGGAGCTAGCTTTAGAAACACAGGAGAAATCCTTGAATTAGCAGGCTGTGACCGTTTAACTATTAGCCCACAGTTAATGGATGAATTAGATAATAACACAGCGCCAGTTGTAGAAAAATTGACTGCTGGCGACGCCGCACCAAGCAATGAAACGCCGCTTTCACAAGCTGAATTCCGCTGGCAAATGAACCAAGATGCCATGGCAACAGAAAAGTTAGCCGAAGGTATTCGTAACTTCACTATTGACCAAGAAAAACTAGAAGCACAGTTAAAGGAAATGCTCTAA
- the eno gene encoding phosphopyruvate hydratase — protein sequence MSKISKILAREIMDSRGNPTVEVDVYLESGAWGRAAAPSGASTGSREALELRDGDKARYLGKGVLNAVAAVKDSIAPALVGQNALEQAQIDKLMIDLDGTDNKENFGANAILAVSLAVAKAAAADKGVQLFEHIADLNGTPGVYSLPVPMMNILNGGEHADNNVDIQEFMIQPVGVKSFSEALRVGAEVFHALKKVLSSKGLNTAVGDEGGFAPDLASNADALAVIKEAIAAAGYELGTDITLAMDCAASEFFDSEKGIYDLKGEGKQFSSNEFSDFLGELCKEYPIVSIEDGLDESDWDGFKYQTELLGDKVQIVGDDLFVTNTKILKEGIEKGIANSILIKFNQIGSLTETLAAIKMAKDAGYTAVISHRSGETEDATIADLAVGTAAGQIKTGSLCRSDRVSKYNQLLRIEEFLGDKAVYNGLSEIKGQ from the coding sequence ATGTCAAAGATTAGTAAAATTCTTGCGCGTGAAATTATGGACTCTCGTGGTAACCCAACTGTTGAAGTTGATGTTTATTTAGAGTCAGGTGCTTGGGGTCGTGCTGCTGCGCCATCTGGTGCGTCAACAGGCTCTCGTGAAGCATTAGAGTTACGTGACGGTGATAAAGCACGTTATTTAGGTAAAGGTGTTTTGAACGCTGTTGCCGCCGTTAAAGACTCAATTGCACCAGCTTTAGTTGGTCAAAATGCGTTAGAGCAAGCACAAATTGATAAGTTAATGATTGACTTAGATGGCACTGATAACAAAGAAAACTTTGGTGCTAATGCTATCTTAGCTGTGTCTTTAGCGGTAGCAAAAGCTGCGGCAGCTGATAAAGGCGTGCAGTTATTTGAACATATTGCTGATTTAAATGGCACGCCGGGCGTTTACAGCTTACCAGTACCTATGATGAACATTTTAAACGGTGGTGAGCACGCTGATAACAATGTTGATATTCAAGAATTCATGATTCAGCCAGTTGGTGTGAAAAGCTTTTCTGAAGCATTACGTGTTGGTGCCGAAGTATTCCACGCATTAAAGAAAGTACTTTCAAGCAAAGGTTTAAACACAGCCGTGGGTGATGAAGGTGGTTTTGCTCCTGACTTAGCATCTAATGCTGATGCATTAGCGGTAATTAAAGAAGCGATTGCTGCTGCAGGTTATGAATTAGGTACAGATATTACTTTAGCGATGGACTGTGCTGCCTCTGAGTTTTTCGATAGCGAAAAAGGTATTTACGACCTTAAGGGTGAAGGCAAGCAGTTTAGCTCAAATGAGTTCTCTGACTTCTTAGGCGAGTTATGTAAAGAATACCCAATCGTGTCAATTGAAGATGGTTTAGACGAGTCAGATTGGGATGGTTTTAAATACCAAACTGAACTTTTAGGTGACAAGGTACAAATTGTTGGTGATGACTTATTTGTAACTAACACTAAGATCTTAAAAGAAGGTATTGAGAAAGGTATTGCTAACTCTATCTTAATTAAATTCAACCAAATTGGTTCACTAACTGAAACTTTAGCAGCAATTAAAATGGCTAAAGATGCAGGTTATACTGCCGTTATTTCACATCGTAGTGGTGAAACTGAAGATGCGACTATTGCTGATTTAGCCGTAGGTACCGCAGCGGGTCAAATTAAGACAGGTTCTTTATGTCGCTCTGACCGTGTATCTAAGTACAATCAATTATTACGTATTGAAGAGTTCTTAGGTGATAAAGCTGTATATAATGGTCTTTCTGAAATTAAAGGCCAATAA
- a CDS encoding TIGR03546 family protein, with amino-acid sequence MLTLLAKLFHALNSDSSVRQIALAIAFGFVFALAPLFTLQNVVILFIVLLIRVHLGSFILAAGFFSGVSYLISPLIVNLGEYLLTHDSLQGVFSSLYQIGLFKLAHWHHTYTLGALVLGVIFAVPVYFIAKALIEKYRVHIKAFFEKFRVVQALKASKFYRLYLSLSGNNNSIGAGL; translated from the coding sequence ATGTTAACCTTGTTGGCTAAATTATTTCATGCGCTTAATAGCGATAGTTCCGTGCGGCAAATTGCACTGGCTATTGCCTTTGGCTTTGTCTTTGCTTTAGCACCATTATTTACCCTGCAAAATGTTGTAATTCTTTTTATTGTTCTGCTTATTCGAGTACATCTTGGTAGCTTTATTTTAGCCGCTGGCTTTTTCTCGGGCGTCAGTTATTTAATTTCTCCTCTCATTGTTAATCTTGGTGAGTATTTGCTTACTCATGATTCACTGCAAGGTGTGTTTTCTAGCTTGTATCAAATTGGTTTATTTAAGTTGGCGCATTGGCACCATACCTATACTTTAGGTGCTCTTGTGTTAGGTGTTATCTTTGCTGTACCTGTGTACTTTATTGCTAAAGCCTTGATTGAAAAATATCGCGTACATATCAAAGCCTTTTTTGAAAAATTTCGTGTGGTACAGGCGCTTAAGGCATCTAAATTTTATCGCCTTTATTTAAGTTTATCTGGTAATAACAATAGTATTGGAGCTGGGTTATGA
- the fldB gene encoding flavodoxin FldB, whose product MKIGLFYGSTTCYTEIVAEKIQAVIGSDIVDIINIKDKPLADSLEYDFIIYGISTWDYGELQEDWESIWQDISQLDLTDKVVALYGMGDQIGYTDWFQDALGMLHDEVQARGAHLIGYWPNQGYEFAASKALTQDNSQFVGLALDEDNQYKLTDERINAWCEQILIEYSESP is encoded by the coding sequence ATGAAAATTGGATTATTCTACGGCTCGACCACCTGTTACACCGAAATCGTGGCAGAAAAGATTCAAGCAGTGATAGGCAGTGATATTGTCGATATTATTAACATTAAAGATAAGCCGTTAGCTGATAGCTTAGAATATGATTTTATCATTTATGGTATTTCTACTTGGGACTATGGTGAGTTACAAGAAGATTGGGAGTCTATCTGGCAAGACATCAGCCAACTTGATTTAACAGATAAAGTCGTCGCCTTATATGGCATGGGCGATCAAATTGGTTATACCGATTGGTTTCAAGATGCGCTTGGCATGCTTCATGATGAAGTACAAGCACGAGGCGCGCATTTAATTGGTTATTGGCCAAATCAAGGTTATGAATTTGCCGCATCAAAAGCACTCACTCAAGATAATAGCCAATTTGTCGGCTTAGCCCTAGATGAAGACAACCAATATAAATTAACGGATGAACGTATTAATGCCTGGTGCGAACAAATTTTAATAGAATATAGTGAAAGTCCATAA
- a CDS encoding DUF3012 domain-containing protein: MKKAMLALLSTIILSACSPAIGSDEWCEQMKEKPKGDWTATESKDFAKHCIF, translated from the coding sequence ATGAAAAAAGCGATGTTAGCCCTGCTATCAACCATTATTCTAAGCGCATGTTCGCCCGCCATTGGCAGTGATGAATGGTGTGAGCAGATGAAAGAAAAACCTAAAGGTGACTGGACAGCCACTGAATCTAAAGATTTTGCTAAACACTGCATTTTCTAA